One window of the Niallia circulans genome contains the following:
- a CDS encoding sugar ABC transporter substrate-binding protein — MQKSRKWYSIVLCLMIVTAIFLTGCVGVNNTSSNADQASGGEGKAEGETITLMTNDSTKAGWSVYQKKIEEATGVKLNIIVTPTNPDDMVAKMTTILSSGDNTIDLMHVNDELITAFSRADYLEPLEKEVMTPEIVKNFSEQYIKDIPTYNGSIFSVPSYLEILAFWVNNELLKKTGMEAPKSKEEFLEYAKAATKDDVYGYGGSWEKSYVFNEIGTFVNLFGGDYFDWTNPKTKEALQFMYDLAHKEKVTPISQLADIYDPMNQKFIDGKYGMLFMYTGAIPTFEEAGKFSPEQLNIEPMPTFETNDAFIASWHYVLNKSSEKKAASKKVLQYIASPDGQLAYSEMSGRLPARLDVINDPNFTAKGLESVKEYISNSTLRGRPLVPQAMEFVNGIGAIFQKFISDEISLDEAVEQAQKEIARLAK, encoded by the coding sequence ATGCAAAAATCAAGAAAGTGGTACAGTATTGTTTTATGCTTAATGATTGTAACAGCAATTTTCCTAACTGGCTGTGTCGGAGTAAATAACACAAGTTCTAATGCTGATCAAGCTTCCGGAGGCGAAGGGAAGGCTGAAGGAGAGACTATTACTTTAATGACAAATGATTCAACAAAGGCAGGATGGTCTGTTTATCAGAAGAAAATAGAAGAGGCTACTGGAGTAAAGTTAAATATTATTGTTACACCTACCAACCCAGATGATATGGTAGCCAAAATGACGACTATTCTTTCTTCAGGTGATAATACAATTGATTTAATGCATGTTAATGATGAATTAATTACAGCCTTTTCGAGAGCAGACTATCTAGAGCCCTTAGAAAAAGAGGTTATGACTCCTGAGATCGTAAAGAATTTTTCTGAGCAATATATAAAGGATATACCAACTTATAATGGGAGCATCTTTTCCGTGCCTAGCTACTTAGAAATCTTAGCATTTTGGGTGAATAATGAATTATTGAAAAAAACAGGCATGGAGGCTCCAAAATCAAAAGAAGAATTTCTTGAATACGCAAAAGCGGCAACAAAAGACGATGTATATGGTTATGGCGGCTCATGGGAAAAAAGTTATGTTTTTAATGAAATTGGTACTTTTGTTAATCTTTTTGGCGGCGATTATTTTGATTGGACCAATCCAAAAACAAAAGAAGCATTGCAGTTTATGTATGATTTAGCACACAAAGAAAAGGTAACCCCGATATCCCAGCTTGCTGATATCTATGACCCTATGAATCAAAAATTTATTGATGGGAAATATGGAATGCTATTTATGTATACAGGTGCAATTCCTACATTTGAAGAAGCTGGGAAATTTAGTCCTGAACAATTAAATATAGAGCCAATGCCAACTTTTGAGACAAACGATGCCTTTATTGCTTCCTGGCATTATGTATTAAATAAATCTTCTGAGAAGAAAGCTGCATCAAAAAAAGTACTGCAATATATTGCTAGCCCTGATGGACAATTAGCATATAGCGAAATGTCTGGGAGACTTCCTGCACGTCTCGATGTAATTAATGATCCTAATTTTACTGCCAAAGGATTAGAGAGTGTCAAAGAATATATCAGCAATAGTACGTTGAGAGGTAGACCTTTAGTTCCTCAGGCTATGGAGTTTGTTAATGGAATTGGAGCGATATTCCAAAAGTTTATTTCTGATGAAATAAGTTTAGACGAGGCGGTAGAGCAGGCACAAAAGGAAATCGCTCGTTTAGCCAAGTAA
- a CDS encoding carbohydrate ABC transporter permease: protein MKTVLNKSFQNKLVIAWILILPVLIIRGFTIIYPIIVTFINSMFEINMFKGGVATFIGFQNFFAIFKDDKIITSLEFTLIFTIISMIFHVILGIFLAVLLNQKFKGRKFLRTIVLIPWAMPMVVTGLAARWAFNDSYGLVNDLIRRIFTTFHFDWLIHPESTRIAVILVDLWKDVPFFAILVLAGLQFIPEEIYESAKMDGSNVIRTFFSITIPLIMKNLLTLCIFFTMWRIVSYDIVYAMTTGGPGDSTSLLAYRIAVEAFTNLNIGYASAIAVLLFLMMIIISSISLLGIKKNDY from the coding sequence ATGAAGACTGTTCTTAATAAATCCTTTCAAAACAAGTTAGTTATTGCTTGGATTTTGATACTACCAGTATTAATTATTAGAGGATTTACGATTATTTATCCCATTATAGTTACCTTTATTAATAGTATGTTTGAAATTAATATGTTTAAAGGCGGGGTTGCAACATTTATAGGATTTCAAAACTTTTTTGCTATTTTTAAAGATGATAAGATTATTACTTCTTTAGAATTCACATTGATTTTTACCATCATATCCATGATCTTTCATGTAATCTTAGGTATATTCTTAGCCGTTTTATTAAATCAGAAGTTTAAAGGAAGGAAGTTTTTACGAACAATTGTGTTAATACCATGGGCAATGCCTATGGTTGTAACAGGGTTAGCAGCAAGATGGGCATTTAATGATAGCTATGGTTTAGTGAATGATTTAATACGAAGAATCTTTACTACATTTCACTTCGATTGGTTAATTCACCCAGAATCTACAAGAATTGCGGTCATTTTGGTGGACTTATGGAAAGATGTTCCTTTCTTTGCGATTCTCGTTTTGGCGGGACTTCAGTTTATCCCAGAAGAGATTTATGAATCGGCTAAAATGGATGGTTCAAATGTGATTAGAACATTTTTCTCTATTACGATTCCCCTAATAATGAAGAATTTGTTGACATTATGTATCTTTTTCACCATGTGGCGAATTGTTAGCTATGATATTGTCTATGCCATGACTACTGGAGGACCTGGTGATTCGACGAGTTTACTAGCATATAGAATTGCAGTAGAAGCTTTCACGAACTTAAATATTGGTTATGCCTCTGCTATAGCAGTACTTTTATTTTTGATGATGATTATTATCAGCAGTATAAGTTTATTAGGGATCAAGAAAAATGACTATTAG
- a CDS encoding carbohydrate ABC transporter permease, producing MNIRSTKSFYFFLRWGLTFVVAIIILLPLYWIFISSITPKGSLFQTPIDYFPKTITFQNYQDLFIQLGIGEMAINTLLITGLSLVASIIFGTAAAYGFARYDYSRGVSWGYKLLLFSALIPPVITARPLYDFMKSVQLVDTYLGLTILYTSSLLPFSVLILYNFVKQIPPSLEEAAQVDGANFLQVLFKVYFPLMKPAIATVSIINFIQCLNEFFTPLFFSYKIKVLSVGITTIPRTSNFEVPWDLISSMGWFITLPIILFVMIFEKNIMEGIIAGGVKQ from the coding sequence ATGAATATAAGGTCGACGAAAAGTTTTTATTTTTTTCTTAGATGGGGATTGACCTTTGTTGTAGCAATTATTATCTTGCTGCCTCTTTACTGGATTTTTATTTCATCTATAACGCCAAAGGGTTCTCTATTCCAAACCCCTATTGATTACTTTCCTAAGACCATTACTTTTCAAAACTATCAAGATTTATTTATTCAATTGGGAATTGGGGAAATGGCGATTAATACATTGTTGATTACTGGTTTATCTTTAGTTGCTTCTATTATATTTGGTACGGCAGCTGCATATGGATTTGCCAGATATGATTATTCAAGAGGGGTTAGCTGGGGATATAAATTGCTGTTGTTTTCAGCACTAATCCCACCAGTTATAACTGCGCGACCGCTATACGATTTTATGAAGTCGGTACAATTGGTCGATACCTATTTAGGGTTAACCATTTTATATACGAGTTCCTTGCTCCCGTTCTCTGTTCTAATTCTCTATAATTTCGTGAAACAAATTCCTCCGTCTTTGGAAGAAGCTGCTCAAGTAGATGGAGCAAATTTTTTACAAGTATTATTCAAAGTATATTTTCCGCTGATGAAGCCAGCTATAGCTACTGTTAGTATTATTAACTTTATCCAATGTTTAAATGAGTTTTTTACCCCTTTATTTTTTTCTTACAAAATTAAAGTATTAAGTGTGGGGATTACAACGATTCCAAGAACAAGTAATTTTGAAGTTCCATGGGATTTAATAAGTTCTATGGGCTGGTTCATTACTTTACCTATTATTTTATTTGTGATGATTTTTGAAAAGAACATTATGGAAGGAATTATTGCTGGAGGAGTTAAACAATAA
- a CDS encoding glycoside hydrolase family 172 protein, which produces MFNGLSTLPILNNGRTRAINAENPTGEKGGGGKAASNLGPSRKGAPCLRDIKSGEVKVLAEIDGPGVIEHIWITVPAKINDKNPFVLRDIIIRMYWDDEENPSVESPLGDFFCCGFGQGCLVNSMPIAVNPNRGMNSYFSMPFHKKARITIENQCEEAIPAFFYQVDYCLYDTLPKEIAYFHAQWRRQSITEKGQDYIILDGVKGKGQYVGTYMALSTLERYWWGEGEVKVFLDGDKDYPTICGTGTEDYFGGAWSFATYDEHGKMDETTYSTPFLGFPFYAKQDNTVVNPYHNDDVPPMRGFYRWHIMDPIRFEEEIKITVQQIGVSHRGLFERQDDVSTVAYWYQTLPHEPFPVFPLREERWPR; this is translated from the coding sequence ATGTTTAATGGACTATCTACCTTACCTATTTTAAATAATGGAAGAACAAGAGCAATTAATGCGGAAAATCCTACAGGTGAAAAAGGAGGTGGAGGGAAGGCAGCAAGTAATCTTGGGCCTTCGCGAAAAGGGGCTCCGTGCTTAAGAGACATTAAATCAGGCGAAGTAAAAGTATTAGCTGAAATAGATGGACCGGGTGTAATTGAACATATTTGGATAACGGTTCCTGCAAAGATAAATGATAAAAATCCGTTTGTATTAAGAGATATTATTATTAGAATGTATTGGGATGATGAAGAGAATCCATCAGTTGAAAGTCCATTGGGAGATTTCTTTTGCTGTGGATTTGGGCAAGGGTGTTTAGTGAATTCCATGCCTATAGCTGTTAATCCAAATAGAGGAATGAATAGTTATTTTTCTATGCCTTTTCATAAAAAAGCACGCATTACGATCGAAAATCAATGCGAAGAAGCAATTCCTGCCTTTTTTTATCAAGTAGACTATTGCTTATATGATACCTTGCCAAAAGAAATAGCTTATTTTCATGCCCAATGGAGAAGACAGAGTATTACTGAAAAAGGACAGGATTATATTATTTTAGATGGTGTGAAAGGAAAAGGGCAGTATGTTGGTACGTATATGGCATTATCTACATTAGAAAGATATTGGTGGGGAGAAGGAGAGGTAAAGGTTTTTCTAGATGGAGACAAAGATTACCCGACTATTTGCGGAACTGGAACAGAGGATTATTTTGGTGGTGCTTGGAGTTTTGCAACATACGATGAGCATGGCAAAATGGATGAAACAACTTATTCTACACCTTTTTTAGGCTTTCCGTTTTATGCGAAACAGGATAATACCGTTGTTAATCCTTACCATAATGATGATGTACCGCCAATGCGTGGATTTTATCGCTGGCATATTATGGATCCTATTCGCTTTGAAGAGGAAATTAAGATAACAGTACAACAAATTGGTGTTAGCCATCGTGGATTGTTTGAGAGACAGGATGATGTTTCTACTGTTGCTTATTGGTATCAGACATTGCCCCATGAGCCATTCCCTGTTTTCCCTTTAAGAGAAGAACGATGGCCACGATAA
- a CDS encoding DUF4023 family protein has translation MEDTGKFVEKLKDDQKKQEKNKKHGKGHPEAKLPNKQH, from the coding sequence ATGGAAGACACAGGTAAATTCGTGGAAAAACTTAAGGATGATCAAAAGAAACAGGAAAAAAATAAAAAGCATGGTAAAGGACATCCAGAGGCTAAATTACCAAATAAGCAGCACTAA
- a CDS encoding YqhV family protein — protein sequence MLSFIEKAVLGMVILRLLSGSIEITAALLMLKANEIEKALIINSSLAIVGPLVLIATTFIGLWGLTDKISFVKMMWILLGVGLIIYGVKSE from the coding sequence ATGTTATCGTTCATTGAAAAAGCAGTTCTCGGAATGGTTATCCTAAGATTATTATCAGGAAGCATAGAAATTACTGCAGCACTTTTGATGCTGAAGGCAAATGAAATAGAAAAAGCACTTATAATCAATAGCTCATTAGCAATAGTTGGTCCTCTTGTACTTATAGCAACTACCTTTATTGGCTTATGGGGTTTAACAGATAAAATATCCTTTGTTAAAATGATGTGGATTTTATTAGGAGTTGGGCTGATTATATATGGGGTGAAAAGCGAATAA